Proteins encoded within one genomic window of Oryza brachyantha chromosome 7, ObraRS2, whole genome shotgun sequence:
- the LOC102713476 gene encoding vacuolar protein sorting-associated protein 32 homolog 1-like: MFAWLLRGCRGECSASDQLKQARDVFAAKEAVLQKKISQEVERAKEFTKSGNKQAAMQCLKRKKYYESQMNQVGSVQLRINTKEKMIADHSSNKEDK; this comes from the exons ATGTTCGCCTGGCTACTCCGCGGCTGCCGCGGCGAGTGCTCCGCCTCCGACCAGCTCAAGCAG GCTCGTGATGTCTTCGCAGCAAAAGAGGCagttttgcaaaagaaaatctcTCAGGAGGTGGAACGAGCCAAGGAGTTCACAAAATCAGGAAACAAGCAAGCAGCAATGCAGTGTTTAAAGAGGAAGAAGTACTATGAAAGCCAAATGAACCAGGTTGGAAGTGTCCAGTTGCGCATTAATACCAAGGAGAAGATGATTGCTGATCACAGCAGCAATAAAGAAGACAAATGA
- the LOC102722136 gene encoding nucleobase-ascorbate transporter 11, which produces MRSSRRTTGRGGGGGDGGGGERAVPPFAGNNVDHNPRELRSWARRTGFHPSTFFSGESAVSTSSFASSVMPQPPPPPPPAPPATSRRPPRAPERELELDTEEDEEPDLPAPRLDLERGLGRGPGRGRGGRPLPRRRIDLRGELEIPDVAPAEETETDQEPARGPGRADARRANGVDRLPAAVNGGRNGNGVHAAGAEARKKAEEAEAKRKAEEAEARRKKQEEEERDAELAAYYQEQWANEDDGGGDGGVPVASETAPLYGESGLRCGVTENPGWVPLIFYGIQHYLSIAGSLVFVPLILVPTMGGSDEDTATVISTILLVSGLTTILHTFLGSRLPLIQGSSFVYLAPALVIANSEEFRNLSENKFKHIMRELQGAILVGSVFQIILGYSGLMSLFLRLINPVVVAPTIAAVGLAFFSYGFPQAGSCVEISMPLIVLLLLCTLYLRKVSLFGNRIFLIYAVPFSVAIVWAYAFFLTAGGAYNFKGCSSNIPSSNILMDSCRRHLETMRRCRTDASNAWRTAAWVRVPYPFQWGPPTFHFKTSIIMIIVSLVASVDSLSSYHAASLLVNLSPPTRGVVSRGIGFEGISTLIAGVWGTGTGSTTLTENIHTLENTKMASRRALQLGAALLVIFSFFGKIGALLASIPVALAASVLCFTWALIVALGLSTLRYTQAASSRNMIIVGFTLFISMSVPAYFQQYEPSTNLILPSYLLPYAAASSGPVRSGSNGLNFAVNALLSVNVVVALLVALILDNTVPGSKQERGVYIWSDPNSLEMDPASLEPYRLPDKISCWFRWAKCVGI; this is translated from the exons ATGCGGAGCTCGAGGAGGACtaccggccgaggaggaggagggggggatggtggtggtggggagaGGGCGGTGCCGCCGTTCGCGGGGAACAACGTGGACCACAACCCGCGGGAGCTGCGGTCGTGGGCGCGGCGGACGGGGTTCCACCCGTCGACGTTCTTCTCCGGGGAGTCGGCGGTGTCGACGTCCTCGTTCGCGTCGTCCGTCATGCCGcagccgcccccgccgccgccgcctgcgccgccggctacctcgcgccgcccgccgaggGCGCCGGAGcgggagctggagctggatacggaggaggacgaggagcccgatctccccgcgccgcgtctCGATCTCGAGCGCGGGTTGGGGCGGGGACCGGGGCGGGGGCGCGGGGGCCGCCCGCTACCGCGACGCCGGATCGACCTCCGTGGGGAGCTCGAGATCCCGGACGTAGCGCCGGCGGAGGAGACGGAGACGGACCAGGAGCCGGCGAGGGGGCCAGGGCGCGCGGACGCGAGGAGGGCGAACGGCGTCGACCGCCTGCCCGCGGCGGTGAACGGGGGCAGGAACGGCAACGGCGTGCACGCGGCGGGCGCGGAGGCGAGGAagaaggcggaggaggcggaggcgaagcggaaggcggaggaggcggaggcgaggaggaagaagcaggaggaggaggagagggacgCGGAGCTGGCCGCGTACTACCAGGAGCAATGGGCGAACGAggatgacggcggcggcgacggcggcgtccccGTCGCCAGCGAGACGGCGCCGCTGTACGGGGAGTCCGGGCTCCGGTGCGGCGTCACCGAGAACCCCGGGTGGG TGCCCCTCATTTTTTATGGCATACAGCATTACTTGTCAATAGCTGGTTCACTTGTTTTTGTTCCTTTGATATTGGTACCGACCATGGGTGGATCTGAT GAGGACACGGCAACAGTCATTTCCACCATCCTATTAGTGTCTGGCCTTACAACAATACTTCATACTTTTTTGGGTTCTCGGCTTCCATTGATTCAAGGAAgttcttttgtatatttggctCCTGCATTGGTGATTGCAAACTCTGAGGAATTCAGAAATCTTAGTGAAAAT AAGTTCAAGCACATAATGAGGGAACTACAGGGGGCTATACTTGTCGGCTCAGTTTTCCAGATCATTTTGGGATACAGTGGTCTTATGTCACTGTTTCTAAG GTTGATAAACCCGGTTGTTGTGGCACCGACTATTGCTGCAGTTGGTTTAGCCTTTTTCAGTTATGGTTTCCCTCAGGCTGGCAGTTGTGTAGAAATCAGCATGCCCCTTATTGTATTGCTTCTGCTGTGCACACTG TACTTGAGAAAAGTGTCACTCTTTGGCAACCGTATCTTCCTCATTTATGCG GTGCCCTTCAGTGTTGCCATTGTATGGGCTTATGCATTCTTCCTCACTGCTGGTGGAGCATATAACTTCAAGGGCTGCAGCTCAAATATACCCAGTTCAAACATATTAATGGATTCGTGCAGAAGGCATCTAGAAACCATGAGGCGTTGTCGAACTGATGCTTCTAATGCATGGAGAACAGCTGCCTGGGTGAGGGTTCCCTATCCATTCCAGTGGGGCCCTCCTACATTTCATTTCAAGACGAGCATCATTATGATAATAGTTTCACTCGTTGCCTCAGTTGATTCG CTTTCCTCGTATCATGCTGCATCATTGCTGGTCAATCTTAGTCCACCAACACGTGGAGTTGTTAGCAGAGGGATTGGCTTTGAAGGGATTTCTACTCTTATCGCTGGAGTATGGGGTACAGGGACTGGCTCGACAACTCTAACAGAGAACATACATACCCTTGAGAATACCAAAATGGCCAGCAGAAGAGCTTTGCAGCTTGGCGCGGCCTTGTTGGTCATCTTTTCATTCTTTG GAAAAATTGGAGCTCTTCTTGCTTCTATCCCTGTTGCTTTGGCCGCCTCCGTTCTGTGCTTCACCTGGGCACTAATTGTCGCGCTCGGCTTGTCCACGCTGCGGTACACCCAAGCTGCAAGCTCAAGGAACATGATAATTGTCGGGTTTACGCTGTTCATCTCCATGTCCGTCCCAGCTTATTTTCAGCAATATGAGCCCAGCACCAATCTTATCCTACCAAGCTATCTCCTTCCGTATGCCGCAGCATCAAGCGGACCAGTTCGCAGCGGCAGCAATGGG CTAAACTTCGCGGTGAACGCGCTCCTGTCCGTCAACGTGGTGGTggcgctcctcgtcgcctTGATCCTCGACAACACGGTGCCGGGCAGCAAGCAGGAGCGCGGGGTGTACATCTGGTCAGACCCAAACTCGCTGGAGATGGATCCTGCGTCCCTGGAGCCGTACCGATTACCTGACAAGATCTCGTGCTGGTTCAGATGGGCCAAGTGCGTCGGCAtctaa
- the LOC102713198 gene encoding ranBP2-type zinc finger protein At1g67325-like, giving the protein MASAKVENRGGAFGSKRSRNDVSVREGDWTCPQCGNVNFSFRNVCNRGACGAPRPSPSLSPRVPPPAAGGYDRPHLFYGGAGTPPPIPLGSGSYGAPYPHLGLRYGYGPPVGPPASYGLFSSYAQPGPMGSPMGGIGYGPGPELGRYGYGFRGSPMPVSSPWSGGQLVENNDNTASRKRRGGPDGLSEDDWVCPKCDNVNFSFRNSCNMKKCGAPRPSPASNAAPSRQEKDAPEGSWTCPDCNNLNYPFRTACNRKGCGSSRPAAPAN; this is encoded by the exons ATGGCTTCTGCGAAG GTGGAGAACCGAGGCGGCGCGTTCGGATCGAAGAGGTCGCGCAACGACG TGTCTGTAAGGGAGGGGGACTGGACTTGTCCTCAGTGTGGTAATGTCAACTTCAGTTTTAGAAATGTATGCAACCGCGGAGCCTGTGGTGCACCCCGTCCATCACCGAGTCTAAGCCCA AGAGTGCCAcctcctgctgctggtggATATGATCGACCACATCTGTTTTACGGTGGTGCTGGCACCCCACCCCCTATACCTCTTGGGTCTGGTAGCTATGGTGCCCCTTATCCACATCTTGGATTGCGGTATGGATATGGTCCACCGGTAGGACCTCCTGCTTCATATggccttttttcttcttatgcACAACCTGGACCGATGGGCAGTCCGATGGGAG GTATTGGCTATGGCCCTGGACCTGAGCTAGGCCGATATGGCTATGGTTTTCGAGGATCTCCAATGCCG gtTTCTAGCCCATGGTCTGGTGGACAATTAGTGGAAAATAATGACAACACTGCTTCACGGAAGCGTCGTGGAG GCCCAGATGGACTGTCTGAGGATGACtgggtctgcccgaagtgtgATAATGTCAACTTTTCCTTCAGAAACAGTTGCAACATGAAGAAATGTGGAGCTCCAAGGCCAAGCCCT GCATCTAATGCTGCTCCATCTCGCCAAGAAAAGGACGCTCCGGAAGGGAGCTGGACCTGCCCCGACTGCAACAACCTGAACTACCCTTTCCGCACGGCGTGCAATCGGAAAGGCTGCGGAAGCAGCAGGCCGGCAGCCCCGGCAAACTAG